A stretch of the Metopolophium dirhodum isolate CAU chromosome 8, ASM1992520v1, whole genome shotgun sequence genome encodes the following:
- the LOC132951036 gene encoding facilitated trehalose transporter Tret1-2 homolog isoform X2 yields MPCLAPGMSFGYSAIVLDQLPLTVDEQSWFASLPSTMMPIGCLLSGPLIDKLGRKTALMVTNLPSCLGWLMLSRQPVNLYVLYAGQLLVGMSVGLSTTPATVYAAECITVNYTGLRGCFTIMTSIMLNFGMFLTYLLGTLMPAYVVAYVAAFVSFAAFIFIGLLIPESPPWLFGQGRRGDAEFSQRVLRIAQPILQTSRAMSLDGDTAAAVRIRSRIVDRLAEPDVYKPMAIMTTFLFFQQACGSFVLTAYMIQLLGGLGVTVNNYVVTLLAGFTNLAAMVVLSVLLTRSGFKQLSYVSCAGYAASMVLLALFLQFYDGGDAFVTNVVVISCVLLNMTMNGLGLRPIPYAMLGEVFPTDVAGVAGSIVACMSSVFNFVAIKSYPYLRISLGPGVFAVYGALALLTLVFVAVIVPDTRGKTIKQISDEFLRKKSVSGCDGESYRKGSFSIADEVI; encoded by the exons ATGCCATGTTTGGCGCCGGGCATGAGTTTTGGATATTCTGCCATTGTTTTAGATCAATTGCCATTAACAGTTGATGAACAATCATggtttg CTAGTTTACCGTCCACGATGATGCCTATCGGTTGCCTTTTGAGCGGGCCGCTAATCGACAAACTCGGCCGGAAGACGGCGCTGATGGTGACCAACCTACCGTCTTGCCTTGGCTGGTTGATGTTGTCCAGGCAACCTGTCAACCTGTACGTGCTGTACGCGGGCCAACTGCTAGTGGGCATGTCAGTGGGCCTGTCTACGACCCCGGCCACGGTGTACGCGGCCGAGTGCATCACGGTCAACTACACCGGGCTGCGCGGGTGCTTCACGATAATGACGTCCATCATGCTCAACTTCGGCATGTTCCTCACGTACCTGCTGGGCACGCTAATGCCCGCGTACGTGGTCGCTTACGTGGCGGCTTTCGTGTCGTTCGCCGCGTTCATATTCATCGGCTTGCTCATTCCCGAGAGCCCGCCGTGGCTGTTCGGACAGGGCCGCCGCGGTGACGCAGAGTTCTCTCAGCGGGTGTTGCGCATTGCCCAGCCCATACTACAAACGTCCCGGGCCATGTCACTAGACGGAGACACAGCCGCCGCCGTGCGCATCCGGTCCCGGATCGTGGACAGGCTGGCCGAGCCGGACGTCTACAAGCCGATGGCGATAATGACGACGTTCCTGTTCTTTCAGCAAGCGTGTGGTTCGTTCGTACTGACCGCGTACATGATCCAACTGCTGGGTGGTCTCGGCGTGACCGTCAACAACTACGTGGTGACGCTGCTTGCGGGGTTCACCAACCTGGCAGCCATGGTCGTGCTGTCCGTGCTCCTCACCCGGTCCGGTTTCAAACAGCTGTCGTACGTGTCGTGCGCCGGCTACGCCGCCTCCATGGTGCTGCTGGCCTTGTTCCTGCAATTCTACGATGGCGGCGACGCGTTCGTCACCAACGTGGTGGTCATCAGTTGTGTGCTGCTCAACATGACCATGAACGGGCTGGGACTGCGGCCCATTCCGTACGCCATGCTCGGCGAAGTATTCCCCACCGACGTGGCAGGTGTGGCTGGTTCGATCGTCGCGTGCATGTCGTCCGTGTTCAACTTCGTCGCCATCAAGTCGTACCCGTACCTGCGCATATCGTTGGGCCCGGGCGTGTTCGCGGTGTACGGGGCGCTGGCGCTGCTTACGCTCGTGTTCGTTGCGGTGATCGTACCGGACACTCGGGGCAAGACCATCAAGCAGATCAGCGACGAATTCCTGCGGAAGAAGTCGGTCAGCGGTTGTGACGGCGAAAGTTATCGTAAGGGGAGCTTTAGCATCGCGGACGAGGTCATTTGA
- the LOC132951036 gene encoding facilitated trehalose transporter Tret1-2 homolog isoform X1 has product MESNEKTNLITSHVYKNYSSKPHHLHYTSKISRVLWLALVVTMPCLAPGMSFGYSAIVLDQLPLTVDEQSWFASLPSTMMPIGCLLSGPLIDKLGRKTALMVTNLPSCLGWLMLSRQPVNLYVLYAGQLLVGMSVGLSTTPATVYAAECITVNYTGLRGCFTIMTSIMLNFGMFLTYLLGTLMPAYVVAYVAAFVSFAAFIFIGLLIPESPPWLFGQGRRGDAEFSQRVLRIAQPILQTSRAMSLDGDTAAAVRIRSRIVDRLAEPDVYKPMAIMTTFLFFQQACGSFVLTAYMIQLLGGLGVTVNNYVVTLLAGFTNLAAMVVLSVLLTRSGFKQLSYVSCAGYAASMVLLALFLQFYDGGDAFVTNVVVISCVLLNMTMNGLGLRPIPYAMLGEVFPTDVAGVAGSIVACMSSVFNFVAIKSYPYLRISLGPGVFAVYGALALLTLVFVAVIVPDTRGKTIKQISDEFLRKKSVSGCDGESYRKGSFSIADEVI; this is encoded by the exons ATGGAGTCAAATGAAAAAACCAACTTAATAACTAGTCATGTGTACAAAAATTACTCCAGTAAACCACACCATTTGCATTATACGAGTAAAATAAGCCGAGTG TTATGGCTGGCACTGGTAGTAACAATGCCATGTTTGGCGCCGGGCATGAGTTTTGGATATTCTGCCATTGTTTTAGATCAATTGCCATTAACAGTTGATGAACAATCATggtttg CTAGTTTACCGTCCACGATGATGCCTATCGGTTGCCTTTTGAGCGGGCCGCTAATCGACAAACTCGGCCGGAAGACGGCGCTGATGGTGACCAACCTACCGTCTTGCCTTGGCTGGTTGATGTTGTCCAGGCAACCTGTCAACCTGTACGTGCTGTACGCGGGCCAACTGCTAGTGGGCATGTCAGTGGGCCTGTCTACGACCCCGGCCACGGTGTACGCGGCCGAGTGCATCACGGTCAACTACACCGGGCTGCGCGGGTGCTTCACGATAATGACGTCCATCATGCTCAACTTCGGCATGTTCCTCACGTACCTGCTGGGCACGCTAATGCCCGCGTACGTGGTCGCTTACGTGGCGGCTTTCGTGTCGTTCGCCGCGTTCATATTCATCGGCTTGCTCATTCCCGAGAGCCCGCCGTGGCTGTTCGGACAGGGCCGCCGCGGTGACGCAGAGTTCTCTCAGCGGGTGTTGCGCATTGCCCAGCCCATACTACAAACGTCCCGGGCCATGTCACTAGACGGAGACACAGCCGCCGCCGTGCGCATCCGGTCCCGGATCGTGGACAGGCTGGCCGAGCCGGACGTCTACAAGCCGATGGCGATAATGACGACGTTCCTGTTCTTTCAGCAAGCGTGTGGTTCGTTCGTACTGACCGCGTACATGATCCAACTGCTGGGTGGTCTCGGCGTGACCGTCAACAACTACGTGGTGACGCTGCTTGCGGGGTTCACCAACCTGGCAGCCATGGTCGTGCTGTCCGTGCTCCTCACCCGGTCCGGTTTCAAACAGCTGTCGTACGTGTCGTGCGCCGGCTACGCCGCCTCCATGGTGCTGCTGGCCTTGTTCCTGCAATTCTACGATGGCGGCGACGCGTTCGTCACCAACGTGGTGGTCATCAGTTGTGTGCTGCTCAACATGACCATGAACGGGCTGGGACTGCGGCCCATTCCGTACGCCATGCTCGGCGAAGTATTCCCCACCGACGTGGCAGGTGTGGCTGGTTCGATCGTCGCGTGCATGTCGTCCGTGTTCAACTTCGTCGCCATCAAGTCGTACCCGTACCTGCGCATATCGTTGGGCCCGGGCGTGTTCGCGGTGTACGGGGCGCTGGCGCTGCTTACGCTCGTGTTCGTTGCGGTGATCGTACCGGACACTCGGGGCAAGACCATCAAGCAGATCAGCGACGAATTCCTGCGGAAGAAGTCGGTCAGCGGTTGTGACGGCGAAAGTTATCGTAAGGGGAGCTTTAGCATCGCGGACGAGGTCATTTGA
- the LOC132951036 gene encoding facilitated trehalose transporter Tret1-2 homolog isoform X3 produces the protein MNNHASLPSTMMPIGCLLSGPLIDKLGRKTALMVTNLPSCLGWLMLSRQPVNLYVLYAGQLLVGMSVGLSTTPATVYAAECITVNYTGLRGCFTIMTSIMLNFGMFLTYLLGTLMPAYVVAYVAAFVSFAAFIFIGLLIPESPPWLFGQGRRGDAEFSQRVLRIAQPILQTSRAMSLDGDTAAAVRIRSRIVDRLAEPDVYKPMAIMTTFLFFQQACGSFVLTAYMIQLLGGLGVTVNNYVVTLLAGFTNLAAMVVLSVLLTRSGFKQLSYVSCAGYAASMVLLALFLQFYDGGDAFVTNVVVISCVLLNMTMNGLGLRPIPYAMLGEVFPTDVAGVAGSIVACMSSVFNFVAIKSYPYLRISLGPGVFAVYGALALLTLVFVAVIVPDTRGKTIKQISDEFLRKKSVSGCDGESYRKGSFSIADEVI, from the exons ATGAACAATCATg CTAGTTTACCGTCCACGATGATGCCTATCGGTTGCCTTTTGAGCGGGCCGCTAATCGACAAACTCGGCCGGAAGACGGCGCTGATGGTGACCAACCTACCGTCTTGCCTTGGCTGGTTGATGTTGTCCAGGCAACCTGTCAACCTGTACGTGCTGTACGCGGGCCAACTGCTAGTGGGCATGTCAGTGGGCCTGTCTACGACCCCGGCCACGGTGTACGCGGCCGAGTGCATCACGGTCAACTACACCGGGCTGCGCGGGTGCTTCACGATAATGACGTCCATCATGCTCAACTTCGGCATGTTCCTCACGTACCTGCTGGGCACGCTAATGCCCGCGTACGTGGTCGCTTACGTGGCGGCTTTCGTGTCGTTCGCCGCGTTCATATTCATCGGCTTGCTCATTCCCGAGAGCCCGCCGTGGCTGTTCGGACAGGGCCGCCGCGGTGACGCAGAGTTCTCTCAGCGGGTGTTGCGCATTGCCCAGCCCATACTACAAACGTCCCGGGCCATGTCACTAGACGGAGACACAGCCGCCGCCGTGCGCATCCGGTCCCGGATCGTGGACAGGCTGGCCGAGCCGGACGTCTACAAGCCGATGGCGATAATGACGACGTTCCTGTTCTTTCAGCAAGCGTGTGGTTCGTTCGTACTGACCGCGTACATGATCCAACTGCTGGGTGGTCTCGGCGTGACCGTCAACAACTACGTGGTGACGCTGCTTGCGGGGTTCACCAACCTGGCAGCCATGGTCGTGCTGTCCGTGCTCCTCACCCGGTCCGGTTTCAAACAGCTGTCGTACGTGTCGTGCGCCGGCTACGCCGCCTCCATGGTGCTGCTGGCCTTGTTCCTGCAATTCTACGATGGCGGCGACGCGTTCGTCACCAACGTGGTGGTCATCAGTTGTGTGCTGCTCAACATGACCATGAACGGGCTGGGACTGCGGCCCATTCCGTACGCCATGCTCGGCGAAGTATTCCCCACCGACGTGGCAGGTGTGGCTGGTTCGATCGTCGCGTGCATGTCGTCCGTGTTCAACTTCGTCGCCATCAAGTCGTACCCGTACCTGCGCATATCGTTGGGCCCGGGCGTGTTCGCGGTGTACGGGGCGCTGGCGCTGCTTACGCTCGTGTTCGTTGCGGTGATCGTACCGGACACTCGGGGCAAGACCATCAAGCAGATCAGCGACGAATTCCTGCGGAAGAAGTCGGTCAGCGGTTGTGACGGCGAAAGTTATCGTAAGGGGAGCTTTAGCATCGCGGACGAGGTCATTTGA